The following are encoded together in the Balaenoptera acutorostrata chromosome 9, mBalAcu1.1, whole genome shotgun sequence genome:
- the EIF3F gene encoding eukaryotic translation initiation factor 3 subunit F, with protein MATPAVPPSAPPATPTETPAAASDPAPAPAPASALAPAPAPVPAPTPAPASSSDPAAAVATTAALGQTPASAPAPAQTPAQSLPGPALPGPFPGGRVVRLHPVILASIVDSYERRNEGAARVIGTLLGTVDKHSVEVTNCFSVPHNESEDEVAVDMEFAKNMYELHKKVSPNELILGWYATGHDITEHSVLIHEYYSREAPNPIHLTVDTSLQNGRMSIKAYVSTLMGVPGRTMGVMFTPLTVKYAYYDTERIGVDLIMKTCFSPNRVIGLSSDLQQVGGASARIQDALSTVLQYAEDVLSGKVSADNTVGRFLMSLVNQVPKIVPEDFETMLNSNINDLLMVTYLANLTQSQIALNEKLVNL; from the exons ATGGCCACGCCGGCAGTACCGCCGAGCGCGCCTCCCGCCACCCCAACCGAAACCCCGGCTGCGGCCTCAGACCCGGCCCCGGctccagccccagcctcagccttAGCGCCGGCTCCAGCGCCGGTTCCAGCTCCAACGCCGGCTCCAGCCTCATCCTCAGACCCGGCGGCAGCAGTGGCTACGACCGCGGCTCTGGGCCAGACCCCGGCCTCAGCGCCAGCCCCAGCGCAGACCCCGGCACAGTCGCTGCCTGGCCCGGCTCTCCCAGGCCCCTTCCCTGGCGGCCGCGTGGTCCGGCTGCACCCGGTCATTTTGGCCTCCATCGTGGACAGCTACGAGCGACGCAACGAGGGCGCTGCCCGAGTCATCGGGACCCTGCTGG GAACCGTTGACAAGCACTCAGTGGAAGTCACCAACTGCTTTTCAGTGCCGCACAATGAGTCAGAAGACGAG GTGGCTGTTGACATGGAATTTGCTAAGAACATGTATGAATTGCACAAGAAAGTCTCTCCAAATGAGCTCATCCTGGGCTG GTATGCTACAGGCCATGACATCACAGAGCACTCAGTGCTGATCCATGAGTACTACAGCCGGGAAGCCCCCAACCCCATCCACCTCACAGTGGACACGAGCCTCCAGAACGGCCGCATGAGCATTAAGGCCTACGTCAG CACTTTAATGGGTGTTCCTGGGAGGACCATGGGGGTGATGTTCACCCCTCTGACAGTGAAATACGCATATTATGACACTGAACGCATTGGAG TTGACCTGATCATGAAGACCTGTTTTAGCCCCAACCGGGTAATCGGCCTCTCCAGTGACTTGCAGCAAGTGGGAGGGGCATCGGCCCGCATCCAGGATGCCCTCAGCACAGTGTTGCAGTACGCGGAGGACGTGCTG TCTGGAAAGGTGTCAGCTGACAATACCGTGGGCcgcttcttgatgagtctggttaaccAAGTACCCAAAATAGTTCCTGAGGACTTCGAGACCATGCTCAACAGCAACATCAAT GACCTGCTGATGGTGACCTACCTGGCCAATCTCACGCAGTCACAAATTGCCCTCAATGAGAAACTTGTGAACCTGTGA